The following proteins are encoded in a genomic region of Burkholderia gladioli:
- the proX gene encoding glycine betaine/L-proline ABC transporter substrate-binding protein ProX: protein MNRLKPALAALTCVAMFATGGATASAAGLPGAGKTINYAQTDGLGANYVSVQITIKALKAMGYEVKLKTMGTVLFFQAVAQGDVDLETDVNFPQSDPDFRAVQDRAVQVGRGQIDGGGINGYLIDRKTALAHNITSLEQMKDPKIAALFGNDGKAQLISCDPGWSCGEVVNYQLDKFGLRQTVKPVTGKYEALMADVVSRIKGGEPAFFYAWSPSWTTSELVPGKDVVWLPTPADALPPNVPNAGSALVKDVPGCAGGANPCRMAMASWNYSAVANKGFIAANAPVRALVEQIHFPSSTWSNWELAISQAHGSSAIVTTLADQWIAANKASFDQWVAAASKGR, encoded by the coding sequence ATGAACAGACTGAAACCGGCGCTGGCCGCCCTGACGTGCGTCGCGATGTTCGCCACCGGCGGCGCGACGGCATCCGCCGCCGGCCTGCCGGGCGCCGGCAAGACCATCAACTATGCGCAGACCGACGGCCTCGGCGCCAACTACGTGTCGGTGCAGATCACCATCAAGGCGCTCAAGGCGATGGGATACGAGGTCAAGCTCAAGACCATGGGCACGGTGCTGTTCTTCCAGGCCGTCGCGCAAGGCGACGTCGACCTGGAAACCGACGTCAACTTCCCGCAGAGCGACCCGGATTTCCGCGCGGTGCAGGATCGCGCCGTGCAGGTGGGCCGCGGGCAGATCGACGGCGGCGGCATCAACGGCTACCTGATCGACCGCAAGACGGCGCTCGCGCACAACATCACCAGCCTCGAGCAGATGAAGGACCCTAAGATCGCCGCGCTGTTCGGCAACGACGGCAAGGCGCAACTGATCAGTTGCGACCCCGGCTGGAGTTGCGGCGAGGTGGTGAACTACCAGCTCGACAAGTTCGGGCTCCGGCAGACCGTCAAGCCGGTCACCGGCAAGTACGAGGCGCTGATGGCCGACGTGGTGTCGCGCATCAAGGGCGGCGAGCCGGCCTTCTTCTATGCCTGGAGCCCGTCCTGGACCACCAGCGAGCTGGTGCCGGGCAAGGACGTGGTGTGGCTGCCCACGCCGGCCGACGCGCTGCCGCCGAACGTGCCGAACGCGGGCTCGGCGCTGGTGAAGGACGTGCCGGGCTGCGCGGGCGGGGCGAATCCGTGCCGGATGGCAATGGCCTCGTGGAACTACAGCGCGGTGGCCAACAAGGGCTTCATCGCCGCGAATGCGCCGGTGCGCGCGCTGGTCGAGCAGATCCATTTTCCCTCGTCGACCTGGTCGAACTGGGAGCTGGCGATCAGCCAGGCGCATGGATCGTCGGCGATCGTCACGACGCTGGCGGACCAGTGGATCGCCGCGAACAAGGCGAGCTTCGATCAGTGGGTGGCGGCGGCCAGCAAGGGGCGTTGA
- a CDS encoding Lrp/AsnC family transcriptional regulator: MKAEQAGAGAGRIKLDRYDIAILRILSTEGRITKSRLAQEVNLSISPAWERVKRLEAQGLIRGYRAEVDWAGAFTGSRVVVEVTLARHTAQDMRRFEERVAAAPEVVECLATGGGVDYVMQVLSRDIEHYQQFIDGLLGAQLGIERYFTYVVTKVVKTKVDSLPSWASDANLSAR, from the coding sequence ATGAAGGCTGAACAGGCAGGCGCCGGGGCCGGGCGGATCAAGCTCGATCGTTACGACATCGCGATCCTGCGGATCCTCTCGACCGAGGGGCGCATCACCAAATCGCGGCTCGCGCAGGAGGTGAACCTGTCGATCTCGCCGGCCTGGGAGCGAGTCAAGCGCCTGGAGGCGCAAGGGCTGATCCGCGGCTATCGCGCGGAAGTGGATTGGGCCGGCGCGTTCACCGGCAGCCGCGTGGTGGTGGAAGTGACGCTCGCGCGGCACACCGCGCAGGACATGCGGCGCTTCGAGGAGCGGGTCGCGGCGGCACCGGAGGTCGTCGAGTGCCTGGCCACCGGCGGCGGCGTGGACTATGTCATGCAGGTGCTGTCGCGCGACATCGAGCATTACCAGCAGTTCATCGACGGCCTGCTCGGCGCGCAACTCGGCATCGAGCGGTACTTCACCTACGTGGTGACGAAGGTGGTCAAGACCAAGGTGGATAGCTTGCCGTCCTGGGCATCCGACGCGAACCTGTCGGCCCGCTGA
- a CDS encoding aspartate aminotransferase family protein — MTQPLDTLFDQDREHFMHPSTHAYDHACGALPGKIIRGGKGIRIEDHQGREYIDAFAGLYCVNIGYGRTEVADAMHAQAKALAYYHTYVGHSSDAIIELSSRIIAWSPAGMKKVYYGMSGSDANETQVKIVWYYNNVLGRPNKKKIISRERGYHGSGIVTGSLTGLPSFHQHFDLPIDRVRHTICPHWYRKAPAGMSEPQFVAYCVGELEKLIAREGADTIAAFIAEPVMGTGGIIAPPAGYWDAIQQVLRRHDILLISDEVVCGFGRLGSRMGAQHYGIEPDLVTVAKGLTSAYAPLSGVIVGERVWEVIARGSREHGPMGHGWTYSGHPVCAAAALANLDILERENLAGNAAEVGAYFGERLREQFGAHPLVGEVRSVGMLAALEFMADKEARQPFGPASKIGAQVSAAALERGVIARAMPHGDILGFAPPLVMTRAEADEIVARVKQAVDQVADRVAAGAR, encoded by the coding sequence ATGACTCAGCCGCTCGACACGCTGTTCGACCAGGACCGCGAACATTTCATGCACCCGTCGACCCATGCCTACGACCATGCTTGCGGCGCCCTGCCGGGCAAGATCATTCGCGGCGGCAAGGGCATTCGCATCGAGGACCACCAGGGGCGCGAGTATATCGACGCGTTCGCCGGGCTCTATTGCGTGAACATCGGCTACGGGCGCACCGAGGTGGCCGACGCGATGCATGCCCAGGCGAAGGCGCTGGCCTATTACCACACCTATGTCGGCCATTCCTCCGACGCGATCATCGAGCTCTCGTCGCGCATCATCGCGTGGTCGCCGGCGGGCATGAAGAAGGTGTATTACGGCATGTCCGGCTCGGACGCCAACGAAACCCAGGTCAAGATCGTCTGGTACTACAACAACGTGCTGGGGCGGCCGAACAAGAAGAAGATCATCTCGCGCGAGCGCGGTTATCACGGCTCGGGCATCGTGACCGGCAGCCTCACCGGCCTGCCGAGCTTCCACCAGCATTTCGACCTGCCGATCGATCGCGTCAGGCATACGATCTGCCCGCATTGGTATCGCAAGGCGCCGGCCGGCATGAGCGAGCCGCAATTCGTCGCGTATTGCGTCGGGGAACTGGAGAAGCTGATCGCGCGCGAGGGGGCGGATACGATCGCGGCCTTCATCGCCGAGCCGGTGATGGGCACCGGCGGCATCATCGCGCCGCCGGCCGGCTACTGGGACGCCATCCAGCAGGTGCTGCGCCGCCACGACATCCTGCTGATCTCCGACGAGGTGGTCTGCGGCTTCGGCCGGCTCGGTTCGAGGATGGGTGCCCAGCATTACGGCATCGAGCCGGACCTGGTGACCGTCGCCAAGGGGCTGACCAGCGCCTATGCGCCGCTGTCGGGCGTGATCGTCGGCGAGCGCGTGTGGGAGGTGATCGCGCGCGGCTCGCGCGAGCATGGCCCGATGGGACACGGCTGGACCTATTCGGGGCATCCCGTCTGCGCGGCGGCCGCGCTGGCCAACCTCGACATCCTGGAGCGCGAGAACCTGGCCGGCAACGCGGCCGAGGTCGGCGCCTATTTCGGCGAACGCCTGCGCGAGCAGTTCGGCGCGCATCCGCTGGTGGGCGAGGTGCGCAGCGTGGGCATGCTGGCCGCGCTCGAATTCATGGCCGACAAGGAGGCGCGCCAGCCCTTCGGTCCGGCCTCGAAGATCGGCGCGCAGGTGTCGGCGGCCGCGCTCGAACGCGGCGTGATCGCACGCGCCATGCCGCACGGCGACATCCTCGGTTTCGCGCCGCCGCTGGTGATGACGCGCGCCGAGGCCGACGAGATCGTCGCGCGGGTGAAGCAGGCGGTCGACCAGGTTGCGGATCGCGTCGCGGCCGGCGCCAGGTAA
- a CDS encoding NAD-dependent succinate-semialdehyde dehydrogenase produces the protein MLTGHPVPIRSLCHVDGRWLSSDSGATLEVRNPADRSVIGQVPMLDRAQIVAAVDAAQRAHESWRWVPQARRSALLLRWHALLLRHLDDLAALLSLEQGKPLAQARGELRYGASFIEWFANEARRPAGRTIASHIDGAQLGTIAEPVGVAALITPWNFPMAMITRKAAAAMAIGCSVVVKPAHETPFSALALAHFAEEAGLPPGVFNVVLGEPQMAMETLVADTRVRAVSFTGSTRVGKLVMQAVAGAGIKKVALELGGNAPFVVTACADLERAVAVAVEAKFQTSGQDCCAANRIYVARPLYEAFLERYAAAVLDLKVGSAFEPGVQIGPLMHQAAFDATAARVADAREQGARILAGGGAHALGGWFFEPTVIADARPGMRVVDEENFAPISAVSAFDTLDEVVAAANDTEYGLAAYVCATRADLIFQLVRRLDFAMISVNGASFTGAPVPFGGMKASGLGREGGSEGFEPFTETKYFCLGDLGLPVTPMA, from the coding sequence ATGCTTACCGGACATCCGGTCCCGATCCGCTCGTTGTGCCATGTCGACGGCCGCTGGCTGTCGAGCGACAGCGGCGCGACGCTCGAGGTGCGCAATCCCGCCGACCGATCGGTGATCGGCCAGGTGCCGATGCTCGATCGGGCGCAGATCGTGGCGGCGGTGGATGCCGCGCAACGCGCCCACGAAAGCTGGCGCTGGGTGCCCCAGGCGCGGCGCAGCGCCTTGCTGCTGCGCTGGCACGCGCTACTGCTGCGCCATCTCGACGATCTCGCGGCCCTGCTGTCGCTCGAACAGGGCAAGCCCCTGGCGCAGGCCCGGGGCGAGCTGCGCTACGGCGCGAGCTTCATCGAGTGGTTCGCCAACGAGGCCAGGCGCCCGGCAGGGCGCACCATCGCCTCCCATATCGACGGTGCCCAGCTGGGCACGATCGCCGAGCCGGTCGGCGTGGCCGCGCTCATCACGCCCTGGAACTTCCCGATGGCGATGATCACTCGCAAGGCCGCCGCGGCGATGGCGATCGGCTGCAGCGTGGTGGTCAAGCCCGCGCACGAGACGCCGTTCTCCGCGCTCGCGCTGGCCCACTTCGCCGAGGAAGCGGGCTTGCCGCCCGGCGTGTTCAATGTGGTGCTCGGCGAGCCGCAGATGGCGATGGAGACGCTGGTGGCCGATACGCGCGTGCGCGCGGTCAGCTTCACCGGTTCGACGCGCGTCGGCAAGCTCGTGATGCAGGCCGTCGCCGGGGCCGGCATCAAGAAGGTGGCGCTGGAGCTGGGCGGCAACGCGCCCTTCGTCGTCACCGCCTGCGCCGATCTCGAACGGGCGGTGGCGGTAGCGGTCGAGGCGAAGTTCCAGACCTCCGGCCAGGACTGTTGCGCCGCCAACCGCATCTACGTGGCGCGGCCGCTCTACGAGGCCTTCCTCGAACGTTATGCCGCCGCCGTTCTGGACTTGAAGGTGGGCTCGGCGTTCGAGCCTGGCGTGCAGATCGGGCCGCTGATGCACCAGGCCGCCTTCGATGCCACCGCCGCGCGCGTGGCCGATGCGCGCGAGCAGGGCGCGCGCATCCTGGCCGGCGGCGGCGCGCATGCGCTGGGCGGCTGGTTCTTCGAGCCCACCGTGATCGCCGACGCGCGGCCCGGCATGCGCGTGGTCGACGAGGAGAACTTCGCGCCGATCTCGGCCGTCAGCGCCTTCGACACCTTGGACGAGGTGGTCGCGGCGGCCAACGATACCGAATACGGCCTGGCCGCCTACGTGTGCGCGACGCGCGCCGACCTGATCTTCCAGCTGGTGCGCCGGCTCGATTTCGCGATGATCTCGGTGAACGGCGCGAGCTTCACCGGCGCGCCGGTGCCGTTCGGCGGCATGAAGGCCTCGGGGCTCGGCCGCGAGGGCGGCAGCGAGGGCTTCGAGCCGTTCACCGAAACCAAGTACTTCTGCCTCGGCGATCTCGGCCTGCCCGTGACGCCGATGGCCTGA
- a CDS encoding carboxymuconolactone decarboxylase family protein, producing the protein MNEDDALFRKGLPIRREVLGAEYVDASMAKADDFMMAFQRATTTWAWGWAWGDETLDRRTRSLMQIALLTVAGHTNELKLHVKGALNNGVSVEEIKAALLHATAYSGIPHGLGAFKAAHEVLLSEGALG; encoded by the coding sequence ATGAACGAAGACGACGCGCTGTTCCGCAAGGGCCTGCCGATCCGCCGCGAGGTGCTGGGTGCCGAGTATGTGGATGCCTCGATGGCGAAGGCCGACGATTTCATGATGGCGTTCCAGCGTGCGACTACCACCTGGGCCTGGGGATGGGCCTGGGGCGACGAGACCCTGGACCGCCGCACCCGCAGCCTGATGCAGATCGCGCTGCTGACCGTGGCCGGCCATACCAACGAGCTCAAGCTGCATGTGAAGGGCGCCTTGAACAACGGCGTGAGCGTCGAGGAGATCAAGGCGGCCCTGCTGCACGCGACGGCGTATTCCGGGATTCCTCACGGCCTCGGTGCCTTCAAGGCGGCGCACGAGGTGCTGCTGAGCGAGGGCGCGCTGGGCTGA
- the proX gene encoding glycine betaine/L-proline ABC transporter substrate-binding protein ProX, protein MKRLAAACGAAALAAVMMAGVPAFAQDMPGKGRTIQYSQGDSFGGNYVATQIVMAAMKRLGYEVKLTTMNTTLFFQAVAQGDEDLATDVNFPQRELAFRAVQKDAQIVGTGMIVGGGINGYLIDKKTADAYKITNLAQLKDPKLAALFGSDGKAQLISCDPGWSCGDVVDFQLRKFGLQDTVRAVRGKYEALMVDTVARIKQGKPAFFYAWSPSWTVSSLVPGKDVVWLPTPEAALPPNMPNSGSPLVSGVKGCAGDADPCRMAMASWNWGAVGNRGFIAANPAIRSLIEQIKFPSTTWSAWEYAISRKGGSQALITQLAGDWMAGNKAQLDQWITVASQAK, encoded by the coding sequence ATGAAGAGGTTGGCGGCAGCATGCGGCGCGGCAGCGCTCGCGGCGGTGATGATGGCAGGCGTGCCGGCGTTCGCGCAGGACATGCCCGGCAAGGGCAGGACGATCCAGTATTCGCAGGGCGACAGTTTCGGCGGCAACTACGTCGCCACCCAGATCGTGATGGCGGCCATGAAGCGGCTCGGCTACGAGGTCAAGCTGACCACCATGAACACCACCTTGTTCTTCCAGGCGGTGGCGCAGGGCGACGAGGACCTCGCCACCGACGTGAACTTCCCGCAGCGCGAGCTGGCGTTTCGCGCGGTGCAGAAGGACGCGCAGATCGTCGGCACCGGCATGATCGTGGGCGGCGGCATCAACGGCTACCTGATCGACAAGAAGACCGCCGACGCCTACAAGATCACCAATCTCGCCCAGCTCAAGGACCCGAAGCTGGCCGCGCTGTTCGGCTCGGACGGCAAGGCGCAACTGATCAGCTGCGATCCGGGCTGGAGCTGCGGCGACGTGGTCGACTTCCAGCTCAGGAAGTTCGGCCTGCAGGACACGGTGCGCGCGGTGCGCGGCAAGTACGAGGCGCTGATGGTCGACACGGTGGCGCGCATCAAGCAGGGCAAGCCGGCCTTCTTCTATGCCTGGAGCCCGTCCTGGACCGTCAGCAGCCTGGTGCCGGGCAAGGACGTGGTGTGGCTGCCGACGCCGGAAGCGGCCCTGCCGCCCAACATGCCCAATAGCGGGTCGCCGCTGGTGAGCGGCGTGAAGGGCTGCGCCGGCGACGCGGACCCCTGCCGGATGGCGATGGCGTCCTGGAACTGGGGCGCCGTGGGCAACCGCGGCTTCATCGCGGCCAATCCGGCGATCCGCTCGCTGATCGAGCAGATCAAGTTCCCCTCGACCACCTGGTCCGCCTGGGAATACGCGATCAGCAGGAAAGGCGGCAGCCAGGCGCTGATCACGCAGCTCGCCGGCGACTGGATGGCCGGCAACAAGGCGCAGCTCGATCAATGGATCACGGTGGCCAGCCAGGCGAAGTAA
- a CDS encoding ABC transporter permease, with protein MLKADDLAVFPIAQWIQAAVQWIALHLRPLFLAVKWPIQKLLEANIDALHAVPFPLFCLVCALLAWRFAGRAIGAFTLLGLLAVAVLGVWSDAMTTLALIVTAIAFCAVIGIPVGIACARSERVWRVVQPILDIMQTTPTFVYLVPVVMLFGVGTVSGEVAVVTAAMPPLIRFTHLGIRMVDHELVEAGLAFGADRRQLLWEVQLPLAVPTILGGLNQTVLTAMVMSVVISMIGAEGLGLVVLQGLGRLDVGQAAIGGVAIVLLAMMLDRVTQKLARSQPGAGGSLRSVLARLVRGGGRGEAAAPALPERSDPKQAL; from the coding sequence ATGCTTAAAGCCGACGATCTGGCGGTATTCCCGATCGCGCAGTGGATCCAGGCCGCCGTGCAGTGGATCGCGCTGCACCTGCGTCCGCTGTTCCTGGCCGTCAAGTGGCCGATCCAGAAGCTGCTCGAGGCCAATATCGACGCCCTGCACGCGGTGCCGTTCCCGCTGTTCTGTCTGGTCTGCGCGCTGCTGGCCTGGCGCTTCGCGGGCCGCGCGATCGGCGCGTTCACCCTGCTCGGGCTGCTGGCCGTCGCGGTGCTCGGCGTCTGGTCGGACGCGATGACCACGCTCGCGCTGATCGTCACCGCGATCGCCTTCTGCGCGGTGATCGGGATTCCGGTCGGCATCGCCTGCGCGCGCAGCGAGCGGGTCTGGCGCGTGGTGCAGCCGATCCTCGACATCATGCAGACCACGCCCACCTTCGTCTACCTGGTGCCGGTGGTGATGCTGTTCGGGGTGGGCACCGTGTCGGGCGAGGTGGCGGTGGTGACGGCCGCGATGCCGCCGCTGATCCGCTTCACCCACCTCGGCATCCGCATGGTCGACCACGAGCTGGTCGAGGCCGGCCTCGCGTTCGGCGCGGACCGCCGCCAGTTGCTCTGGGAGGTGCAGTTGCCGCTGGCCGTGCCGACCATCCTCGGCGGCCTGAACCAGACCGTGCTGACCGCGATGGTGATGTCGGTGGTGATCTCGATGATCGGCGCCGAGGGGCTCGGCCTGGTGGTGCTGCAGGGCCTGGGCCGGCTCGACGTGGGGCAGGCCGCGATCGGCGGCGTGGCGATCGTGCTGCTGGCCATGATGCTCGACCGCGTGACGCAGAAGCTCGCGCGTTCGCAGCCCGGCGCGGGCGGTTCGCTGCGCTCGGTGCTGGCGCGGCTGGTACGCGGCGGCGGGCGCGGCGAGGCCGCGGCGCCGGCCCTGCCCGAGCGCAGCGATCCCAAGCAGGCGCTCTGA
- a CDS encoding quaternary amine ABC transporter ATP-binding protein: MTERLKIEHLYKVFSDRPERALGMLRQGASKADVLRDTGQVVGLDDVSLSVPAGAMYMIMGLSGSGKSTLARCVNRLNEPSAGRILLDDVDLCALGERELREVRRKRISMVFQHFALLPNRRVIENVEFGLKLRGVDGTTRRKRAEQVLEVVGLARWASKMPHELSGGMRQRVGLARALATDADILIMDEAFSALDPLIRTEMQDELLRLQRSLNKTILFITHDFQEALKLGTRIAIMSEGKLVREGTPQSIVTAPGSDYVAAFTREVDRSRLFNAEASMTPLAPLVRREGWTVLGCAGPGPAFVVDGEARVLGMLGAVGDTQLQALRDGAALPPLDGAFACVPGHARLIDVAGHFGTARALGVLDESGRLVGRLEAGQVLARIGAGSVNGAHHA, from the coding sequence ATGACTGAACGCCTGAAAATCGAGCATCTGTACAAGGTGTTCTCCGATCGCCCCGAGCGCGCGCTCGGCATGCTGCGCCAGGGCGCCAGCAAGGCCGACGTGCTGCGCGACACTGGCCAGGTGGTGGGCCTCGACGACGTGTCGCTGAGCGTGCCGGCCGGCGCGATGTACATGATCATGGGCCTGTCCGGCTCCGGCAAGTCGACCCTGGCGCGCTGCGTGAACCGGCTCAACGAGCCCAGCGCCGGGCGCATCCTGCTCGACGACGTCGACCTCTGCGCGCTGGGCGAGCGCGAGCTGCGCGAGGTGCGCCGCAAGCGCATCTCGATGGTGTTCCAGCATTTCGCCCTGCTGCCGAACCGGCGCGTGATCGAGAACGTCGAGTTCGGCCTGAAGCTGCGCGGCGTGGACGGCACGACGCGCCGCAAGCGCGCCGAGCAGGTGCTCGAGGTGGTGGGCCTGGCGCGCTGGGCCAGCAAGATGCCGCACGAGCTGAGCGGCGGGATGCGCCAGCGGGTGGGCCTGGCGCGCGCGCTGGCCACCGACGCCGACATCCTGATCATGGACGAGGCCTTCAGCGCGCTCGATCCGCTGATTCGCACCGAGATGCAGGACGAGCTGCTGCGTCTGCAGCGCAGCCTCAACAAGACCATCCTGTTCATCACGCATGACTTCCAGGAGGCGCTGAAGCTGGGCACGCGCATCGCCATCATGTCGGAAGGCAAGCTGGTGCGCGAGGGCACACCGCAGTCGATCGTGACCGCGCCCGGCAGCGACTACGTGGCCGCCTTCACGCGCGAGGTCGATCGTTCGCGCCTGTTCAACGCCGAAGCCTCGATGACGCCGCTGGCGCCGCTGGTGCGCCGCGAGGGCTGGACCGTGCTCGGCTGCGCGGGGCCGGGGCCGGCCTTCGTGGTGGACGGCGAGGCGCGCGTGCTGGGCATGCTCGGCGCGGTGGGCGACACGCAACTGCAGGCCTTGCGCGACGGCGCCGCGCTGCCGCCGCTGGACGGCGCGTTCGCCTGCGTGCCGGGCCATGCGCGCCTGATCGACGTGGCCGGCCATTTCGGCACGGCGCGCGCGCTCGGCGTACTCGACGAATCGGGCCGGCTGGTCGGCCGGCTGGAAGCGGGGCAGGTCCTCGCACGCATCGGCGCGGGCAGCGTCAACGGAGCTCATCATGCTTAA
- a CDS encoding NIPSNAP family protein: MIVEERIYRIRNGAMARFLKLVAEEALPMQQPALGNLLGYFTTEIGCLSQVVHWWGYADLEDRRLRRQRLAADPRWQAFVPRLSELIEQAENRILVPTAFSPLQQLPTGQAEPGARPVPPKE, translated from the coding sequence ATGATCGTCGAGGAGCGCATCTACCGGATCCGCAACGGCGCGATGGCGCGCTTCCTGAAGCTGGTCGCCGAGGAGGCGCTGCCGATGCAGCAGCCGGCGCTGGGCAACCTGCTCGGGTATTTCACCACCGAGATCGGCTGCCTGTCCCAGGTGGTGCACTGGTGGGGCTATGCCGACCTGGAGGACCGCCGCCTGCGCCGCCAGCGGCTCGCCGCCGACCCGCGCTGGCAGGCCTTCGTCCCGCGCCTGTCCGAGCTGATCGAGCAGGCCGAGAACCGGATCCTGGTGCCGACCGCGTTTTCGCCGCTGCAACAACTGCCGACCGGGCAGGCCGAGCCGGGTGCCCGGCCCGTTCCACCGAAGGAGTGA
- a CDS encoding alpha/beta fold hydrolase, protein MRDALPEAPPDAIEDSLDVDGVRLAYRLQGEGPRELVCIHGVGSYLEAWQGAINALGGGFRVLSFDLRGHGRSERVKGRYEIDDFVGDVLALADHAGFARFDLAGFSLGGLIAQRLALTHPARLRRLVLLATVAGRTAEERARVAERLAALQAGERGAHYDASLSRWLTEDFQARHPALVDELRRRNARNDPDCYAAAYRVLAQTDFGGLIDQIAMPTLIATGECDAGSNPRMARYMHERIPDSRLAILPNLRHSLLNEAPEQVAALMRAFLIDSGEAAR, encoded by the coding sequence ATGCGCGACGCACTTCCCGAGGCGCCGCCCGACGCGATCGAGGACAGCCTGGACGTCGACGGCGTGCGCCTGGCCTATCGCCTGCAGGGCGAGGGGCCGCGCGAGCTGGTCTGCATCCACGGCGTGGGCTCCTACCTCGAGGCCTGGCAGGGCGCCATCAACGCGCTGGGCGGCGGCTTTCGCGTGCTCAGCTTCGACCTGCGCGGCCACGGCCGCTCCGAGCGCGTGAAGGGGCGCTACGAGATCGACGATTTCGTCGGCGACGTGCTGGCGCTGGCCGATCACGCCGGCTTCGCCCGCTTCGACCTGGCCGGCTTCTCGCTGGGCGGCCTGATCGCGCAGCGGCTCGCGCTCACGCATCCGGCGCGGCTGCGCCGGCTGGTGCTGCTGGCCACCGTGGCCGGGCGCACCGCCGAGGAGCGCGCGCGCGTGGCCGAGCGGCTGGCCGCCCTGCAGGCGGGCGAGCGCGGCGCGCATTACGACGCCTCGCTGTCGCGCTGGCTGACCGAGGATTTCCAGGCGCGGCACCCGGCGCTGGTGGACGAACTGCGCCGACGCAACGCGCGAAACGATCCGGACTGCTACGCGGCGGCCTACCGGGTGCTGGCGCAGACCGATTTCGGCGGCCTGATCGACCAGATCGCGATGCCGACCCTGATCGCGACCGGCGAATGCGATGCCGGCTCGAACCCGCGGATGGCACGCTACATGCATGAACGGATTCCGGATTCGCGGCTGGCGATCCTGCCTAATCTGCGCCATTCGCTGCTCAACGAGGCGCCCGAACAGGTGGCGGCGCTGATGCGGGCGTTCCTGATTGACAGCGGGGAGGCGGCCCGATGA